Sequence from the Leptolyngbya sp. FACHB-261 genome:
ATGCTGGAGTAGCAGGATGGCATGGGACGATCAAGCGTAGTTCATCCGGGGAATCAAGGAGAGCCCTACCCTAGCCGGACAGCAGCGTAGTAGGCGGATAAACCCAGGCTGGCGGAATTGCTAAACCACCCTGTGCAGAAACTAAATGCTGATGTTACAAGGCTGGCGTTAGTGGAACTCGTCAAGATGCTGGAGAATACAAAAGCAAAACTGACTTGCACAGTTCGTGATGAAATGCCGCTCAGGTGAAGCACATCAGTTATCTCTTGCAGTTTGGCTATCGGCAACTCATCAAAAAGCTCATGTTTTATTCCAGGTCAAAGACCAGGGACGAGGCATTCCAGCAGACAAACTGGGAACGATCTTTGAACGCTTTCAGCTAGTCGATGCCTTCGACTCTCGCAATCAGGATGGCACTGTCTTAGGCTTGGGATCT
This genomic interval carries:
- a CDS encoding ATP-binding protein; amino-acid sequence: MKCRSGEAHQLSLAVWLSATHQKAHVLFQVKDQGRGIPADKLGTIFERFQLVDAFDSRNQDGTVLGLGSAAILCNSMENAFELRVR